From Candidatus Omnitrophota bacterium:
CGAATCCGCAACGGATTTTTCTGGGAAATGACGGCGAACGGTTGGCGGCGCGGGAATATTCCCCTGGAAAATATCTTGTAGCCGTCTACCGTGAAGAGAAAGAAGACGGTTTTATGATTACGGCATTTATGACGCGCAGAATCCAATCGTTGGAAAGGAGGCGGCAACTATGGCCATAGCGGACATTCAAACGTTTATCAACTTAATCCCTTCCATTCAACAAATTCCCGAAAAGGCATTATGGGTGTCCTACGATCAGGAAGCGGATGCGTTGTACGTCAATTTCAAAAAGCCTTGCGCCGCGACCGACAGCGAAATCACCGACGAGGATGTAATAGTCCGCTACGAAGGGGATTCCGTCATCGGATTAACCGTACTCCACGCCAGTAAACGCGCGGGATAATGGCTAGGATTCCTCATCAACGGCGGCATTGAACCGCAGTACGGCGAGAAAGTGGAACTATCTGCTGGAATAAGATGTGCGGCGCTTTCGGATATGGTAGACGGAGCAACCTTTTCATCTCCGGAAATGGCGCTCCACATTGAAAAAGCATTTGGCGTTTCGATGGAGATGCCCTTAAGGATGCAGGCATGGCATAGCGTATGCGCCATGCGCCGCCGCGCTGATGAAATTGACGTAAAGCGGTATCAACCAGCCTAAAATAGGAAGATAGGATTGAAAAAGAGGATCGATCGATTCTCTACCGTCAAAGAAAAAATCTGTTGGACGAAATCCGATTGACATGACAACCTTTATCAATAATCCACGTATGGAAAGAATATTGCGGTAACTCTCGTGGTCGAACGATTCCTATTATCCCCCGATTCCCCTAATTACCCCGCCGTTCTAAAAAGCGAATTATATTGGAAGCCCCCAAAAGAATTAATTGCCATCGGAAACGCCAATCTTCTCCCTTTCCGAAAACTTGGATTTTTTTGTTCCAGCCAATGCCCTGGAAACGCGATAGTGCGAACCTATGACCTAGTAAAAGGCTTTTCCCATGACGGTCTCGTCATCATCGGCGGATTTCATTCTCCCATCGAAGCGGAATGCTTGCGGCTGTTATTGCGCGGAAAGAGTGGAGCGATTATTTGCCCAGCCCGCAGCATCGAAACCATGCGTATTCCTTCCGCTTGGAAATCCGCGTTGGAAGCAAACCGCTTGCTGATTCTTTCCCCCTTTCCGTCCAATCAACCGCGCATGACCCGCGAACTGGCCGAATACCGGAACGAGTTTGTAGCCGCGTTAGCCGATGCGATCTTTATCGCTCACGCCGCTCCCGCAAGCCAAACGGAAGCCTTCGCCCACAAAATCGCCGCCTGGGAAAAACCGCTATATACCATCGACGTTCCCGCCAATCGAGGTCTAATCGAACTGGGCGCAAGGCCAGGGGAGAAAATTCAAGAGGTGACGTAAGTCTCTCGCCAACTCTCGACCGGCTTGGCAGGCTTCTCTCTGCGTTGAATAAAAAACCATCTTCACTCACACCCGCTACCGTATGGAACCAGTCGGGGGTCCCAAGCCGGGGGCTTTGGGGGGGCCGGGTGGCATCTCCCACATCCCGGCCTGTACCGATCTTCTATTGCCCCGTCGCATTACCTGTTGCGCCGCACCCAACGCGCCCCTCTTCGCTA
This genomic window contains:
- a CDS encoding PBECR2 nuclease fold domain-containing protein; amino-acid sequence: MTAIVRSISDIPIRLTDERWAHIAEEHGEMAGLRAEILETVANPQRIFLGNDGERLAAREYSPGKYLVAVYREEKEDGFMITAFMTRRIQSLERRRQLWP
- a CDS encoding DUF2283 domain-containing protein, with product MAIADIQTFINLIPSIQQIPEKALWVSYDQEADALYVNFKKPCAATDSEITDEDVIVRYEGDSVIGLTVLHASKRAG
- a CDS encoding DNA-processing protein DprA encodes the protein MVERFLLSPDSPNYPAVLKSELYWKPPKELIAIGNANLLPFRKLGFFCSSQCPGNAIVRTYDLVKGFSHDGLVIIGGFHSPIEAECLRLLLRGKSGAIICPARSIETMRIPSAWKSALEANRLLILSPFPSNQPRMTRELAEYRNEFVAALADAIFIAHAAPASQTEAFAHKIAAWEKPLYTIDVPANRGLIELGARPGEKIQEVT